DNA from bacterium:
TTCGTCCTGATCCGCGAGGAAATTCTCCTCCTGGAGCTGAATTTGGCGAATCTTGCATATACCGACCGTTGTTTTCCATCACATAAATCCAGTTATTATAGCCTACACGGATAAGATCGGAAATGTCTGGTTTTTTTAAACGAGCTTTTAATTTTTCTGAAGGGCCAAGCTTTGCAACGCCATATGACGACCACAAACTTATCGTCAAAATAACTGTAGCGGCAATAGTCAGCGCCGAAAATAAAACTTTTTTATTCATAAATTGACTCCATGCAATTTTTTTGTATAGGCGCCCGCATTTTAAACTAGAGCGCCTATATCAATTCAACTTCTTAGAAATTAAATAGTATTCCTATACGAGCCTGACGTGGCGTATCGTATACAAGACCATCATGGCTTATAAGATAATATTGCTGTACCTGACGTTCATTCAGCGATCTGCCTGCTGCTGTTCCCAAATATCCATCGTCATCAGCATCGCCGGTAGCAGGCCATACTAGCGCAACATTTTTATGATCTAGTAAGTTTAAAACCTGCAGATAAACATTAACATTCATCGTATTGGAGATGAAAACCGTTTTGTCAGCTTTAAGATCTAACCGTACCGTCCACGGCTGATTCTGTGAATTTCTACGCCCCACTGGTTTACCAGCTGGAACACCATTAATCCCAAACGAATTGATATTCACAGGCGTGTACGGAATACCACTTGCTGCATTGAATTGGAAATTGACACCAGCGTTATCAAGAATATGATTTCCACCAATCATGGGGCCTTCATCTTTTCCATTACGAATATCCAAATTGGCATTGAACGTATGACGTTGATCGAAATTCAAAGGCGCATTTAGCTTAGTGGTTTGAAATCCTAACCAAGCAGCTTGAAAACCGGTAGCTTGTCCTGAACCGCTTCCACGAGCTGATTGTAACGTATAGGCCAAACGTCCTTGAATTTTAGAAGTCCGGCGCATTTCAAAGGCAATGTTAACACCTTGAACAACACCTTCATCATAATTATTATACAGCACAAGTCCGTTAGGTTGAGATTGAGTGATTCGTACGTTGACAAGGTTTTTAATGTCTTTATAGTAAGCATTCACGTCAATTGAGATTCGATCCGTTAACAATCTTCTGATTCCAACTTCATATTGAGTGCTTTCTTCAGCATGCAAATTCGGGTTACCCACGCTTGCCGAAAAAGGCGGTGAAATTGATTGGCGTTCAAGAAAATCAGGGCTCACATACAAGGCATTAAGATTGGGTTGCTGGAAGAACTTTCCATAACTCATACGGAATTGCGTTTTTTCAGACACAGGGAAACTAACGCTCAAACGCGGACTAATCTTATTATCGCTCTTCGAATTAGTATAGTCTTCCGGACCAATTGTTCCGGCCCATAAACGATCAACGCCTACATCAAACGTATTATTACCATTGAGATCAGTATACTTACCTACATGATCAGGATTGGCCTGTCCTGTAGGATCGCTGAGATCTTTGACACGTTTCACACCGGCGTTGAATAAGTCATAACGTAAACCGGCACGAAGTACTAATCCTTCAACTTCCATTTTATTTTGTAAGTAACCTGAGAAGGAGATCGGATGAGTAGCACCGAGAATTTTGTTCTCAAGGTCATCGCTGTTGACTTTTTTCAATTTCTTGTCAGCTGTCACAGTATACCCAATATTATCATTCGCGCCATGTACTGGATCGGCTGAAAGTTCGCGAAGATTCAATAAGCGAACCGTATGACGGAAAAAGTCAGCTCCAAACTTTAATTGATTTTGTTTGTTGATCTGATTGACATAATTGGCTTTCACAGCAATGTATGCGTCTTCGCTACGAGTATAGGTTTGGTTCGGACGATCAGGAAAACGCATAAAGTTATCATTGTAATAAGTCGAGAAGCCAGTATTATCAGTCGTTGAGTGATCATAATTGGTAATATTCTTGCCGTAATTATCATCATATACATGGAGCTTATTCGAAAAATAGTTAACGCCTAAATCGGCAAAACTATTAGCATTCAGTGTATAGGTTGCCACCGAGCCTATATTAATATTACTCAAGTCACGGTGCTGTGTATGATCAGGAT
Protein-coding regions in this window:
- a CDS encoding TonB-dependent receptor — its product is MFRSTIKKLTLLVALGLLSLPANLFSGTTGKITGIVKDKETGDALPGVNIILDGTTMGAATNASGEFSIINVPAGVYSISTSMIGYTKVTKQNVRVLPDFTTRLDFELSPESLGGEEVIIVAERPLIQKDQTMTMTVTSSEEIKNLPIRGFQSAANLGVGIVTNTYTNGGRNVDGGTGGVFVRGGRPSETGVYIDGFQQNNLLTGVSNASIPNGSVEEVQVITGGFDAEYGRNQSGIIQVTTKAGGQRYSGSLEYVNDRAMFALNKNEYYGYDVYSGGFGGQLIPGNNRIKFYVSAEGKDITDAEPSVYGYPKYSFSNEGIRGENEADIDTVIFDTDANGNIKYKKGARPKTSSGYGVNSDRGINFQSKLSFDVIPNSLRLDLNGNLTRNYRRAFLLTYTVNPDHTQHRDLSNINIGSVATYTLNANSFADLGVNYFSNKLHVYDDNYGKNITNYDHSTTDNTGFSTYYNDNFMRFPDRPNQTYTRSEDAYIAVKANYVNQINKQNQLKFGADFFRHTVRLLNLRELSADPVHGANDNIGYTVTADKKLKKVNSDDLENKILGATHPISFSGYLQNKMEVEGLVLRAGLRYDLFNAGVKRVKDLSDPTGQANPDHVGKYTDLNGNNTFDVGVDRLWAGTIGPEDYTNSKSDNKISPRLSVSFPVSEKTQFRMSYGKFFQQPNLNALYVSPDFLERQSISPPFSASVGNPNLHAEESTQYEVGIRRLLTDRISIDVNAYYKDIKNLVNVRITQSQPNGLVLYNNYDEGVVQGVNIAFEMRRTSKIQGRLAYTLQSARGSGSGQATGFQAAWLGFQTTKLNAPLNFDQRHTFNANLDIRNGKDEGPMIGGNHILDNAGVNFQFNAASGIPYTPVNINSFGINGVPAGKPVGRRNSQNQPWTVRLDLKADKTVFISNTMNVNVYLQVLNLLDHKNVALVWPATGDADDDGYLGTAAGRSLNERQVQQYYLISHDGLVYDTPRQARIGILFNF